The following coding sequences are from one Triticum aestivum cultivar Chinese Spring chromosome 5A, IWGSC CS RefSeq v2.1, whole genome shotgun sequence window:
- the LOC123106943 gene encoding dirigent protein 2 produces MACFKLNPTSVALAAAVAVILAVAAPRPAAGASAHLHVYMHDVMDDSAMMVVRGPRGNFGNTVVMDDVLTEGTSSSSAAVGRAQGQYVVASSKGGFELMVTMNVVLTSGAYAGSSVTVMGRDDTGVAVRELAVVGGTGQFRMAKGYVLWKTVRPDLLELDIYVNP; encoded by the coding sequence ATGGCTTGCTTCAAGCTCAACCCCACGTCCGTCGCGCTCGCCGCAGCCGTCGCCGTCATCCTGGCGGTGGCGGCGCCGCGGCCGGCGGCCGGGGCGTCGGCGCACCTGCACGTGTACATGCACGACGTGATGGACGACAGCGCGATGATGGTGGTGCGCGGTCCGCGGGGCAACTTCGGCAACACGGTGGTGATGGACGACGTGCTGACGGAGGGCACGTCgtcgtcgtcggccgccgtgggGCGTGCGCAGGGGCAGTACGTCGTCGCCTCCTCCAAGGGCGGGTTCGAGCTGATGGTGACCATGAACGTGGTGCTCACGTCGGGGGCCTACGCGGGGAGCTCGGTGACGGTGATGGGCCGCGACGACACCGGCGTGGCGGTGCGCGAGCTGGCCGTGGTCGGCGGCACGGGGCAGTTCCGGATGGCGAAGGGCTACGTGCTGTGGAAGACCGTCCGCCCCGACCTGCTGGAGCTCGACATCTACGTCAACCCATGA